The Thermogemmatispora onikobensis genome window below encodes:
- the cysS gene encoding cysteine--tRNA ligase yields the protein MKLFNTLTQRVEPFVPLEGNNVRIYVCGVTPYDTTHLGHAFTYASFDTLIRYLEFRGYSVRYVQNVTDIDDDILRKARELGVPWDELGRRETERFLRDMDALNVRRPTFYVRATDEIPHIIEMVQKLIERGYAYVSDGCVYYNVRQDPDFGVLGRAIGLQDYAAMLAVANERGNYPDDRRKRDPLDFVLWQAQAPGEPAWPSPWGPGRPGWHIECSAMALHYLGDQLDIHGGGADLAFPHHTCEIAQSEHYTGKRPFVRYWLHTGMVYQQGEKMSKSLGNLILVSDLLKQYSANAIRLLLLNHHYRQPWECFPADLQLATEQATLFEEVAALAARCPTTATAESSSELRARFESLLDDDLKTPEALQLLQETGQAALASHDACRASDVVRLLRVLGLRC from the coding sequence ATGAAGCTATTTAATACGCTCACCCAGAGAGTGGAGCCATTCGTCCCCCTCGAAGGGAACAATGTGCGTATCTACGTGTGTGGAGTGACTCCCTACGATACTACTCACCTGGGTCATGCCTTCACCTACGCCTCTTTCGATACGCTCATTCGCTATCTGGAATTCCGTGGCTATTCTGTGCGCTATGTACAGAACGTCACGGACATCGATGACGATATTTTGCGCAAGGCGCGCGAACTGGGTGTGCCCTGGGACGAGCTGGGCAGGCGCGAGACCGAGAGGTTTCTGCGCGATATGGATGCGCTCAATGTCCGCCGTCCGACTTTCTACGTGCGCGCAACTGATGAGATTCCTCACATCATCGAGATGGTACAGAAGCTGATCGAGCGCGGCTATGCCTACGTGAGCGATGGCTGCGTCTACTACAATGTGCGCCAAGACCCCGACTTCGGGGTCTTGGGACGCGCCATCGGCCTCCAGGACTACGCCGCCATGCTGGCGGTGGCCAACGAGCGCGGCAACTATCCCGATGACCGGCGCAAACGCGATCCGCTGGATTTTGTGCTCTGGCAGGCTCAGGCTCCCGGTGAGCCGGCCTGGCCCAGCCCTTGGGGGCCGGGACGCCCGGGGTGGCATATCGAATGTAGCGCCATGGCCCTCCACTATCTGGGGGACCAGCTCGATATCCACGGCGGTGGGGCCGACCTGGCTTTCCCTCACCATACCTGCGAGATCGCCCAATCCGAGCACTACACGGGCAAGAGGCCTTTTGTCCGCTACTGGCTGCATACCGGCATGGTCTATCAGCAGGGAGAGAAGATGAGCAAGTCGCTGGGCAACCTGATCCTGGTGAGCGACCTGCTGAAGCAGTACAGCGCCAATGCGATCCGCCTCCTGCTCCTGAACCACCATTATCGCCAACCCTGGGAGTGCTTCCCTGCCGACCTGCAGCTGGCTACCGAGCAGGCTACCCTCTTCGAGGAGGTGGCGGCCCTGGCAGCTCGCTGCCCAACAACGGCGACAGCGGAGAGCAGCAGCGAGCTGCGCGCTCGCTTCGAGTCGCTCTTAGACGACGATTTGAAGACGCCCGAGGCGCTGCAGCTCCTACAGGAGACCGGCCAGGCTGCACTGGCCAGCCACGATGCCTGTCGCGCCAGCGACGTTGTTCGTCTTTTACGTGTGCTGGGCCTGCGTTGCTAG
- a CDS encoding bifunctional 5,10-methylenetetrahydrofolate dehydrogenase/5,10-methenyltetrahydrofolate cyclohydrolase, with amino-acid sequence MMSATIFDSRPLAARMMAELQQEAAEFRKQHRRSARLAQILIGRDPAAEVYSRQLVRSCRRLGLSCVTLAYPFEVDEEEIRSEVAMLSEAPTTDGIVLLLPLPEHIRQRVVTEVLRPEKDVDGLGPRNAGNLLLGFPSFIPSTAAVVLTVLREAGIRVAGQHAVIVGRSNIGGKPIALALMREDATVTICHSHTRNLAEITRSADILVVSTGRPGLITGEMVKPGAVVLDAGITTVDGKVVGDVDRESVARVASFLTPVPGGLGPLTHLMLIRHTLLGPQ; translated from the coding sequence ATGATGTCTGCTACGATCTTCGACAGCCGCCCCCTGGCGGCGCGCATGATGGCTGAGCTACAGCAGGAGGCAGCCGAGTTTCGCAAACAGCATCGTCGCTCAGCGCGCCTGGCGCAAATTCTCATTGGCCGCGACCCCGCGGCGGAGGTCTACAGTCGCCAGCTTGTTCGCTCCTGCCGTCGCCTCGGTCTGAGCTGCGTGACGTTGGCCTATCCATTCGAGGTAGATGAGGAGGAGATCCGCTCAGAGGTCGCGATGCTAAGCGAGGCCCCCACAACCGACGGGATCGTACTGCTGTTGCCATTGCCGGAGCACATCCGGCAGCGTGTGGTGACCGAAGTGCTGCGCCCCGAAAAGGATGTCGATGGCCTCGGGCCACGCAATGCCGGCAATCTCCTGCTGGGTTTTCCTAGCTTTATCCCCTCGACTGCCGCTGTAGTGCTGACCGTGCTACGGGAGGCCGGCATCCGCGTGGCGGGGCAGCATGCGGTCATTGTGGGACGGAGCAATATCGGAGGCAAGCCGATCGCGCTGGCACTGATGCGGGAGGATGCCACGGTGACGATCTGCCACTCGCACACCCGCAATCTGGCGGAGATCACCCGCAGTGCGGATATCCTGGTAGTGAGCACGGGCAGGCCGGGCCTGATTACGGGCGAGATGGTGAAACCTGGGGCGGTGGTGCTGGATGCCGGTATTACCACGGTCGATGGGAAGGTCGTTGGCGACGTCGACAGAGAGAGCGTGGCCCGCGTGGCCTCATTCCTGACGCCGGTCCCCGGTGGTCTCGGCCCTCTGACTCACCTGATGCTAATCCGCCATACCCTGCTTGGGCCCCAGTGA
- a CDS encoding ABC transporter permease produces MALQTAQPRSPTPPALETRSTTLLLWLRRVGSGLGRPLLALALALIAGLIVIMITASGSLFDRFNAALLAYGYLFSGAFGSAANLSFSLVNVTPLIFTGLSVAIAYRARLFNIGAEGQFAAGAILAAFVGIKCSTWPGWLLTPLMIVAGALAGALWGGIVGLLKAWRGAHEVVTTIMLNWIIFYVSDWLVSGPLQAPGQADQTPSMPPQTNLPKLSVLYNQTLGHFLPTISQPEQYIVDVGFLFALVALVVYWFLMSRTTFGYETRVVGENPRAAQYAGISVKRNVVLVMTLAGLFAGLGGTLQLMGQYPYEVIGQVFRNDTTGFDAIGVALLGRMTAIGIFLGALLFGGMRQGGSLMQLKANVPGDLVYIIEALVLFSIAVQFLPVIRQALVKRFSAARQPTVVAALAGGVVDLDQAPANGAEAPTMNDQPLSEPGKAALADDGSGQAQIPVQERQHQQNGEA; encoded by the coding sequence ATGGCCTTGCAGACTGCTCAACCGCGCTCACCTACTCCCCCAGCCTTGGAGACGAGGTCAACAACCTTGCTGCTCTGGCTGCGCAGAGTTGGCTCCGGACTAGGGCGTCCGCTGCTGGCCCTGGCTCTGGCCCTGATCGCCGGCCTGATTGTGATCATGATCACTGCTTCCGGCTCTCTCTTCGATCGTTTCAACGCCGCTTTGCTGGCCTACGGTTACCTCTTCTCAGGAGCCTTCGGCAGCGCCGCCAATCTCTCCTTTTCGCTGGTCAATGTCACCCCCCTTATTTTTACGGGCCTCTCGGTGGCTATCGCCTATCGGGCGCGCCTCTTTAATATCGGGGCCGAGGGCCAGTTTGCTGCCGGGGCGATCCTGGCGGCGTTCGTCGGCATTAAGTGCTCGACGTGGCCCGGTTGGTTACTGACCCCGCTGATGATTGTGGCCGGGGCCCTGGCCGGGGCGCTCTGGGGAGGAATTGTCGGCCTGCTCAAGGCCTGGCGGGGCGCTCATGAGGTGGTGACGACAATTATGCTCAACTGGATTATTTTCTATGTCAGCGATTGGCTCGTTTCGGGACCGCTGCAGGCCCCCGGTCAGGCTGATCAGACACCCTCTATGCCCCCCCAGACGAATCTTCCAAAGCTCTCGGTCCTCTATAATCAAACGCTGGGCCATTTCCTTCCCACCATCAGTCAGCCTGAGCAGTATATTGTGGACGTCGGCTTCCTCTTTGCACTTGTGGCCCTGGTAGTCTACTGGTTCTTGATGTCGCGCACGACCTTTGGCTACGAGACGCGCGTGGTGGGGGAGAATCCTCGCGCCGCCCAGTACGCCGGGATCTCGGTCAAGCGCAATGTGGTGCTGGTGATGACGCTGGCTGGCCTCTTTGCCGGTCTGGGCGGGACGCTGCAGCTCATGGGGCAGTACCCCTATGAGGTCATCGGCCAGGTCTTTCGCAATGATACGACAGGCTTCGATGCCATTGGCGTGGCCTTGCTGGGTCGCATGACGGCCATCGGTATCTTCCTGGGGGCCTTGCTCTTTGGGGGGATGCGCCAGGGTGGCTCTCTGATGCAGCTGAAGGCCAATGTGCCTGGCGACCTGGTCTATATTATCGAGGCGCTGGTCCTCTTTAGCATCGCTGTCCAGTTCCTCCCTGTGATCCGACAGGCTCTCGTGAAGCGCTTCTCGGCGGCGCGCCAGCCAACGGTGGTGGCCGCGCTCGCCGGTGGGGTGGTCGATCTGGATCAGGCGCCCGCCAACGGAGCGGAGGCTCCAACGATGAATGATCAGCCGCTGTCTGAGCCTGGGAAGGCCGCTCTGGCCGATGATGGATCAGGGCAGGCTCAGATCCCAGTGCAGGAGCGTCAACATCAGCAGAACGGGGAGGCGTGA
- a CDS encoding MFS transporter, translated as MLFTRAFSGRLSLSPLRLTLFGITLLEEMLSGIPTIGLPLLRHQVPMSYTQIGLLFTLGAAMSMVLEPLSNVLSDLGKTKKLWVIGGLLVLSGAFVLAGLARSFAVILVAFALLYPSNDIALGAAQSSLIDENPHRSTRTMLRLAFIGNLGDFLTPLTVTIIALLALGWASLCWLAAAIWLVVALLSCALRFPQVERGEGRRSRLGLLVEGFVAALRNPLMLGWVVIATLPVMLDEVYRSFVSLYLQDTLHLSDDAVESLITFESASGFAGLVICELLLALGLTVRQVLAGSALVALIGMTALLLTRSFWLAGLLLCVVGASSIAWFPLARAQVYERLPGRSGTGRALLSLGTPFSVILPSIVGLIAGRLGIAAGVAFLELAPLGILLLLVLQRAESRPTLA; from the coding sequence ATGCTCTTCACACGGGCCTTCTCGGGCCGCCTCTCTCTTTCTCCGTTGCGCCTGACGCTTTTTGGTATTACGCTGTTAGAGGAGATGCTCTCGGGCATTCCCACTATTGGCTTACCCCTGCTGCGTCACCAGGTACCGATGTCCTACACGCAGATCGGTCTGCTTTTTACCCTGGGGGCGGCAATGTCGATGGTGCTGGAGCCTTTGAGTAACGTGTTGAGCGACCTGGGGAAGACGAAGAAACTTTGGGTGATCGGTGGTCTGCTGGTGCTCTCCGGTGCGTTCGTGCTGGCCGGTCTCGCTCGCTCATTCGCGGTGATCCTGGTAGCGTTCGCTTTGCTCTATCCCTCTAACGACATCGCCTTGGGAGCGGCGCAGTCTTCGCTCATCGATGAGAATCCCCACCGCAGCACACGGACGATGCTGCGCCTGGCCTTCATTGGGAATTTGGGGGATTTTCTGACTCCGCTGACGGTGACCATTATCGCCCTTCTGGCTCTGGGTTGGGCGAGTCTCTGCTGGTTGGCCGCCGCGATTTGGTTGGTAGTGGCTTTGCTTTCTTGCGCCTTGCGCTTCCCTCAAGTGGAGCGTGGCGAGGGACGGCGCTCGCGTCTGGGCCTCCTGGTGGAGGGCTTCGTGGCGGCGCTGCGCAATCCCCTCATGCTTGGCTGGGTAGTGATCGCCACTCTGCCAGTGATGCTCGATGAAGTCTATCGGTCATTCGTTTCTCTCTATCTACAGGACACGCTCCATTTATCGGACGATGCGGTGGAGAGTCTGATTACATTCGAGAGCGCTTCGGGATTCGCTGGTCTGGTGATCTGCGAGCTGCTGCTGGCCCTGGGGCTGACAGTGCGCCAGGTCCTGGCTGGTTCGGCGCTGGTGGCTCTGATTGGAATGACTGCCTTGCTGTTGACCCGCTCGTTCTGGCTGGCAGGTTTACTGCTCTGTGTGGTTGGAGCCAGCTCGATTGCCTGGTTCCCGCTGGCGCGGGCCCAGGTCTATGAGCGCCTGCCAGGCCGTTCGGGCACGGGTCGAGCATTGTTGAGCCTGGGCACACCTTTCTCCGTGATCTTGCCCAGTATTGTAGGACTCATTGCCGGTCGCCTGGGCATCGCAGCAGGTGTGGCCTTCCTGGAGCTGGCGCCGCTCGGCATCCTCTTGCTGCTGGTGTTGCAACGCGCAGAGTCGCGGCCAACCCTGGCCTGA
- a CDS encoding ABC transporter permease: MFWPIFLRVITSGDLWQASLQFAALLLLPALGGVISERSGVVNIAMEGMMLIGCYVGVVVTLASHSVLVGVLAAIGAGGLLALVHGVVSIHLKADQIISGIAINVAALGLTNYLNIVQTGGQGIPSLPFNLRLPVLSWGPLAQLPFLGQVLFQQNVVFYLAIIILLGLQFLLFRTNLGLRIRAVGEHPQAADTAGIPVRLIRYACVVASGLLSGLAGAFLALGVAGTFNPNMTAGRGFIALAAVVFGKYTPLGAAGACLIFGLGLALSVRLQDTGIDSNLLATLPYILTIIALIGLVGRTVAPAADGVPYEPGSAE; encoded by the coding sequence GTGTTCTGGCCTATCTTTTTGCGGGTAATTACTTCTGGCGATCTCTGGCAGGCTTCTCTGCAGTTTGCCGCTCTCCTGCTGCTGCCAGCTCTGGGTGGCGTCATCTCGGAGCGCAGCGGCGTGGTGAACATCGCGATGGAAGGTATGATGTTGATCGGCTGCTATGTTGGAGTGGTGGTCACCCTGGCCAGCCATAGCGTCCTCGTCGGGGTGCTGGCGGCGATCGGCGCCGGCGGCTTGCTGGCCCTGGTGCATGGCGTGGTCTCGATTCACCTCAAGGCCGATCAGATTATCAGTGGTATCGCGATCAACGTGGCCGCTCTGGGGCTGACCAATTATCTCAATATTGTGCAGACCGGTGGCCAGGGTATTCCCAGTCTGCCCTTTAATCTGCGTCTTCCGGTGCTGAGCTGGGGGCCACTGGCGCAGCTTCCTTTCCTTGGTCAAGTACTTTTTCAGCAGAATGTCGTCTTCTACCTGGCGATCATCATCCTGTTAGGTCTGCAGTTTCTGCTCTTCAGAACGAATCTGGGCCTGCGCATTCGGGCTGTGGGAGAGCATCCGCAGGCTGCGGACACTGCCGGCATCCCCGTGCGCCTGATTCGCTATGCCTGTGTTGTCGCCAGTGGTCTGCTCTCGGGACTGGCGGGGGCCTTTCTTGCTTTGGGTGTGGCTGGCACTTTTAATCCGAACATGACCGCCGGACGTGGCTTCATCGCGCTGGCAGCGGTGGTCTTTGGCAAATATACGCCGCTGGGGGCCGCCGGGGCCTGTCTGATCTTTGGTCTGGGCCTGGCCTTGAGCGTGCGCCTGCAGGATACGGGCATCGATTCCAATTTGCTGGCGACCTTGCCATATATTCTTACCATTATTGCGCTGATCGGACTGGTCGGGCGCACTGTGGCCCCGGCTGCCGATGGCGTGCCCTACGAGCCGGGCAGCGCCGAATAG
- a CDS encoding 4-hydroxy-3-methylbut-2-enyl diphosphate reductase, giving the protein MEVIKISPRGYCYGVVDALQIARRAAKDPTLPRPIYIIGQIVHNRHAIEELTALGIITLDGPNRAAILEQVKEGTVIFTAHGVSPLVKERARERGLYCIDATCPDVTKTHELVRELVAEGYYILYIGKKGHPEPEGVMGEVPGHISLIESEADVDALQLTPEQEQKLAISTQTTLSQWDTQRLINYIQARYPHVKVYIDICAATQLRQEAVVRQAKGADLTIVVGDPRSNNTNRLVQVSEELAGVPAVRIEDLSELKLDWLKGKKRVAVTAGASTPSQITREVIRFLEQYEPEA; this is encoded by the coding sequence ATGGAAGTGATCAAGATCTCTCCCCGCGGCTACTGCTATGGCGTCGTTGACGCCTTGCAGATTGCTCGTCGCGCTGCCAAAGATCCAACGCTGCCCCGTCCAATCTATATCATTGGCCAGATCGTTCACAATCGGCATGCCATTGAAGAGCTGACCGCCCTCGGCATCATTACCCTCGATGGGCCGAATCGCGCGGCGATCCTTGAGCAGGTCAAAGAAGGAACAGTAATCTTTACCGCGCATGGCGTCTCGCCCCTGGTCAAGGAGCGTGCGCGTGAGCGCGGCCTCTACTGTATCGATGCTACCTGTCCTGATGTGACCAAGACCCATGAGCTGGTGCGCGAGCTGGTGGCGGAGGGCTACTATATTCTCTACATTGGCAAGAAAGGGCATCCCGAGCCTGAAGGGGTCATGGGCGAAGTCCCGGGCCATATCAGCCTCATCGAGAGCGAGGCTGACGTCGATGCCCTGCAGCTCACGCCGGAGCAAGAGCAGAAACTGGCCATCTCAACCCAGACCACGCTCTCGCAGTGGGACACGCAGCGCCTCATCAACTACATCCAGGCCCGCTATCCTCACGTCAAGGTCTACATCGATATCTGCGCCGCTACGCAGCTCAGGCAAGAGGCCGTCGTACGGCAGGCCAAAGGGGCCGACCTCACGATCGTGGTAGGCGATCCCCGCAGCAACAACACCAACCGTCTGGTGCAGGTCTCAGAAGAGCTGGCCGGCGTTCCCGCGGTCCGTATCGAAGATCTCTCCGAGTTGAAACTGGACTGGCTCAAAGGCAAGAAGCGCGTTGCGGTGACGGCGGGCGCCTCGACTCCCAGCCAGATCACACGCGAAGTAATCCGCTTTCTTGAGCAATACGAGCCAGAAGCCTAG
- a CDS encoding ABC transporter ATP-binding protein, with product MRDICKAWPGVVANDHVNLRVRRGEIHALVGENGAGKTTLMNILYGLVRPDSGEISVNGERVHISGPRDAIRLHIGMVHQHFMLIPPLTVAENIVLGQEPGGPVAVYDRRRARELVLQLSARYGLPIDPDARIEKLSVGLQQRVEILKALYRAADILILDEPTGVLTPQETYELFDVLRALSRQGKTIIFITHKLREVLDLTDRVTVLRRGRNVGELVTRETNQAEIARLMVGREVLLRVEKRPARTGPVVLRVENLHARSDRGLEALQGVSFEVHAGEILGIAGVEGNGQSELVEVLTGMRRATAGRMTITHSSGEQAGKTYDITGMSAREVRLVGIAHIPEDRRGSGLVLSDTIENNTVLGRERWPRFAWARFILRLREIAQWARRLVREFDVRTPSTRLPVRALSGGNQQKVIVAREFAADPQLLIAAQPTRGVDIGAIEFIHRRLVEQRDAGKAILLVSAELDEIRSLSDRIAVMYEGRIVDIVTPEASEEELGLLMTGGRPSEASREERAQTTGDS from the coding sequence ATGCGCGATATCTGCAAAGCCTGGCCTGGCGTGGTGGCGAACGATCACGTGAACTTGCGCGTCCGGCGGGGCGAGATTCATGCTCTGGTTGGAGAAAATGGGGCCGGCAAGACGACCCTCATGAATATTCTCTATGGACTGGTGCGCCCCGACAGTGGGGAGATCTCTGTCAACGGCGAGCGCGTCCATATTAGCGGTCCCCGCGATGCTATTCGCCTCCATATCGGCATGGTCCATCAGCATTTCATGCTCATTCCGCCGCTGACGGTGGCCGAAAATATTGTGCTGGGCCAGGAGCCAGGGGGGCCGGTGGCCGTCTACGATCGACGGCGTGCCCGTGAGCTGGTGCTCCAGCTCAGTGCTCGTTATGGTCTGCCTATCGATCCCGATGCCCGCATCGAGAAGCTCTCTGTCGGCTTGCAGCAGCGTGTTGAGATCCTCAAGGCCCTCTATCGGGCCGCCGACATCCTCATTCTGGATGAGCCGACCGGCGTCCTGACGCCCCAGGAGACCTACGAGCTGTTCGATGTGCTCCGTGCCCTGTCTCGTCAGGGGAAGACGATCATATTCATTACTCACAAGCTGCGCGAGGTGCTCGATCTTACTGACCGCGTGACGGTCCTGCGTCGTGGGCGCAACGTCGGCGAGCTGGTGACTCGCGAGACGAATCAGGCTGAGATCGCGCGGCTGATGGTAGGGCGCGAGGTGCTGCTGCGGGTCGAGAAGCGTCCGGCGCGGACTGGGCCAGTGGTGCTGCGGGTGGAGAATCTGCATGCCAGATCCGATCGTGGGCTGGAAGCGCTGCAAGGGGTCAGCTTTGAGGTGCACGCTGGCGAGATTCTCGGCATTGCTGGCGTGGAGGGCAACGGTCAAAGCGAGCTGGTCGAGGTCCTGACTGGGATGCGCCGCGCCACGGCTGGCCGCATGACTATCACTCATAGCAGCGGTGAGCAGGCTGGCAAAACCTACGATATTACCGGCATGAGTGCGCGCGAGGTGCGTCTCGTCGGCATAGCACACATTCCCGAAGATCGGCGCGGTAGTGGTCTGGTGCTCAGCGATACCATTGAAAATAACACCGTTTTGGGGCGTGAGCGCTGGCCGCGCTTTGCCTGGGCTCGTTTCATTCTGCGTTTGCGCGAGATTGCTCAATGGGCGCGCCGCCTGGTGCGCGAATTCGACGTTCGCACACCGAGCACCAGGCTGCCAGTGCGTGCCCTCTCCGGTGGTAACCAGCAGAAAGTGATTGTGGCGCGCGAATTTGCCGCTGACCCGCAGCTGCTGATCGCGGCCCAGCCCACGCGCGGCGTCGATATTGGGGCCATTGAGTTCATTCATCGGCGCCTGGTTGAGCAGCGGGACGCGGGCAAGGCGATCTTGCTTGTTTCTGCCGAGCTAGACGAGATCCGCTCACTCTCCGATCGCATTGCGGTAATGTACGAAGGGCGGATTGTCGATATCGTCACGCCGGAGGCCAGCGAGGAGGAGCTGGGGCTGCTCATGACAGGCGGGCGCCCGTCGGAGGCTTCCCGGGAGGAGCGGGCGCAGACGACGGGCGACTCGTGA
- a CDS encoding tetratricopeptide repeat protein, with translation MPGNRQVFKTAMDAADRYRWDSKWTEAAREYQRALVEFPDDTAAHEGLGFCYMQTKQWQQALDEYEYLLKRKPHDIIVLSKVAELYGWLGRREEAYNAYLQLADLYAQAGQGARAEAAWQKALQFSPASPEPHERLANYYAEKKDLSLMIQERLAAARGYLLRNDLAAARAQCEEVLRIDVSNAEARSLLAQLAAGLSQQPAGSAGSLAGEAQAGALSSEEGYAGQEASFTGSPVAGPAAPGNISGGNTGIMGNMGSAGNFGGMGNPGQALAPAGPAGGGAAPQRR, from the coding sequence ATGCCTGGGAACAGACAGGTTTTCAAGACAGCAATGGATGCCGCCGACCGCTACCGTTGGGATAGCAAGTGGACGGAGGCAGCCCGCGAGTATCAGCGGGCGCTGGTAGAGTTCCCAGACGACACAGCGGCGCATGAGGGCCTGGGCTTCTGCTATATGCAGACCAAGCAGTGGCAGCAGGCGCTGGATGAATATGAGTATCTGCTGAAGCGCAAGCCTCATGATATCATTGTGCTAAGCAAGGTCGCCGAGCTGTATGGCTGGTTGGGCAGGCGGGAGGAGGCTTACAACGCTTATCTGCAGCTTGCTGATCTTTACGCCCAGGCTGGCCAGGGAGCACGGGCAGAGGCCGCCTGGCAGAAGGCGCTTCAGTTCTCACCTGCTAGCCCTGAACCTCACGAGCGGCTCGCAAACTACTACGCAGAGAAGAAAGATCTGTCGTTGATGATACAGGAGCGTCTGGCTGCCGCCAGGGGCTATCTGCTCCGAAATGACCTGGCGGCGGCCCGCGCTCAATGTGAAGAGGTCCTGCGTATCGATGTCTCCAACGCTGAGGCGCGGTCTCTTCTGGCGCAGCTCGCGGCTGGCCTGTCGCAGCAGCCTGCAGGCTCGGCAGGCTCGCTGGCCGGCGAGGCCCAGGCGGGTGCGCTCTCCAGCGAGGAGGGATACGCGGGTCAGGAGGCTTCTTTCACTGGTAGCCCGGTCGCCGGCCCTGCCGCGCCGGGCAACATAAGCGGAGGTAATACTGGCATCATGGGTAACATGGGTAGCGCGGGCAATTTCGGCGGCATGGGGAACCCGGGGCAGGCTCTCGCCCCTGCTGGCCCCGCTGGCGGAGGAGCAGCTCCGCAGAGACGGAT
- a CDS encoding TatD family hydrolase produces the protein MQRLLVDSHAHVDAPRFQKDRDAVLRAAFAGGIGYIVDPGCDLESSRAALALAQSYRGQVFAAVGVHPHEATSYNEEVEAQLRSLAHAPEVVAIGEFGLDYFRMLSPRDVQRAVFCAHLELARSCDLPCIIHVRDAHEDVIELLRAHGRGLRGVFHCFSGNVAQAEECLSFEGFMLSFAGPLTRPGNALPAVASMAPLDRVLVETDSPYLVPLPLRARRNEPLFVKHVAQKLAEIRGLTLDEIAQITTANATRLFGLGERHEAI, from the coding sequence ATGCAGCGGTTGCTTGTCGATAGCCACGCCCACGTCGATGCTCCCCGTTTTCAGAAAGATCGCGATGCGGTGCTGCGTGCCGCATTTGCGGGGGGGATCGGCTACATCGTTGATCCCGGCTGCGATCTGGAGTCGAGCCGTGCAGCGCTAGCTTTGGCCCAGAGCTACCGTGGCCAGGTTTTCGCCGCTGTTGGCGTGCATCCTCACGAGGCCACCTCTTACAATGAGGAGGTAGAGGCTCAACTGCGCAGTCTGGCGCACGCGCCCGAGGTGGTGGCCATTGGCGAATTTGGGCTTGATTACTTTCGCATGCTTTCGCCGCGCGATGTGCAGCGGGCGGTCTTCTGTGCCCATCTGGAGCTTGCTCGTAGCTGCGACCTCCCCTGCATCATCCATGTGCGCGACGCTCACGAAGACGTGATTGAGCTGCTGCGCGCGCATGGTCGCGGGCTGCGCGGGGTCTTCCACTGCTTCTCGGGCAATGTGGCCCAGGCTGAGGAATGCCTTTCCTTCGAGGGCTTCATGCTCTCCTTCGCTGGCCCATTGACCCGCCCGGGTAACGCCCTGCCCGCAGTCGCCAGCATGGCTCCTCTCGATCGCGTGCTGGTCGAGACCGACAGCCCCTATCTTGTTCCCTTGCCCCTACGCGCCAGACGCAACGAGCCGCTCTTCGTGAAGCATGTGGCCCAGAAGCTAGCCGAGATCCGGGGCCTGACGCTGGACGAAATCGCTCAGATCACTACAGCGAACGCCACGCGCCTGTTCGGTCTTGGAGAACGCCATGAAGCTATTTAA